The genomic DNA AGGTCGCCATTCCAAGAAAGGCACTCAACCACATCCAGAATATGGCTCCGGGTCCTCCCATCGTCATTGCAATCACGACTCCGGCAATATTTCCGGTCCCAACACGGGCGGCAAGCGAAGTGCAAAAGGTCTTGAATGGACTGATACCCGAATCAACGTGGCGGCCCTTGTTCAAGACCTTTACCGAGTGAACCAAACGGCGAGCCTGAATGAAACCGAGGACGGTGGTAAAATACAAACCGGAACCGATGAGCGCGAAAACGAGGACCTTCCCCCAAAGGACATCGTTGATTGAATTGATTACGCCCATTAGCGCTTCGTTGATTCTATCCATTAGGTCACCTCGTAAATTCTCTACCCGAATTAGCCTTCCCTAATTGATTTATTCTTCAAACATGGAGATTCCCATGTTTTTCCGCGTCTCCTTAGGGTCAAAGACACGACCGTGCATGACGATATAAACTCCAGGATCAAGAAATTGTGCGGCAAGCACTGCCGAACCGATGTTGAAGACAGCCTCAGAGTCCCGAAACCGATACGGTATCATCGCACCCGTGAAAACAACCGTTTTGCCAGCGGTGTTTCCTACGCTACGTGCAGCTTCTACCATTCGATCTGTTCCGTAGGTGACAACGATTCTTCGGACAGAAGCATTGGTGATGCCAGTTCTGAGAGCTTCCAAATCGGCCTCATCCACCCGGTTACTGTCCTTTGCAAAAACGGACTCGATTTCGTAGGGAACAGAGAGACGGCTATTCGCTAGGATGACCTTGATCTGTGGATCCCCTACCTGGTCGTTGAGCTCGGTTGCGAAATTGACTTTGTCGATGGTTCCTCCGCAAGTAAGGAACAGGATCGGTTCAGGAGCTTTCGCCATCAATGCTCTAAAAGGAGATGACCGCGCTTATGTTCATCCAAACATTGGTCTCTCGGCCGCCAATGTTACGACTGGCTCCATCGTTGTTGGTCGCTATTTGAGGACCGATAAGCACTCGCAGTTGTTCGTCGTAAAACGTGTGCCCCAGATTCACTCTACCCATCGCCCAAGCCCAGCTATTCTTATCGC from Verrucomicrobiota bacterium includes the following:
- a CDS encoding asparaginase domain-containing protein; amino-acid sequence: MAKAPEPILFLTCGGTIDKVNFATELNDQVGDPQIKVILANSRLSVPYEIESVFAKDSNRVDEADLEALRTGITNASVRRIVVTYGTDRMVEAARSVGNTAGKTVVFTGAMIPYRFRDSEAVFNIGSAVLAAQFLDPGVYIVMHGRVFDPKETRKNMGISMFEE